ACCAAACGCCGGGTTTCAGGATGAGTAACCAGGAGGCTTTCAGGATCACTGTTGATTTGGGCCGCAAGACATTAATCAGGATGAAGAATTAAATTACGTCCTGATAGGTAAATATTAGTATAAAGATCTCCCCTGCAAATGGAGATTAAAAACAATCTTATCATCACTTTATAAATAATACATCTATGCAATTAAAAAAAAAGTTACTGATTTTTGCCGCTTTATTGTTCATTATACCTGCCCGTTTGTTTGCGCAGGATAACCAGTTTTCGGGTTGGGCAGCAGTGTTTCACTCGCAAAAACTATCTGAACATTGGGGCTACTCGTTCGACGGACAGCTACGTTCACATGACGAGCTGAGTTACCTGAAACATATTTTGCTGCGCCCATCGGCCAATTACTACTTTGCCAAAAATAAGGTTGGCGCTTTGGGTTATGCCTACATAGCAACATATGGCCGCACCACTGCCGGCGATCAAACCTTTCGCCCCGAACACCGCCTTTGGCAGCAATATACTTACACCCATAAACTGAGCAAAAATGTAAACCTTGCGCACCGTTTGCGTTTG
The genomic region above belongs to Mucilaginibacter sp. KACC 22773 and contains:
- a CDS encoding DUF2490 domain-containing protein, which produces MQLKKKLLIFAALLFIIPARLFAQDNQFSGWAAVFHSQKLSEHWGYSFDGQLRSHDELSYLKHILLRPSANYYFAKNKVGALGYAYIATYGRTTAGDQTFRPEHRLWQQYTYTHKLSKNVNLAHRLRLEQRFLGNTAATKNDNYFAQRFRYFARAIVPLKRDSAVFAQGPFVALQNEVFVNIQNKNKVNKHFFDQNRAYVAIGYRINKMIDVETGYLNQYIKQAEAYTINHVAQLAFYTRF